The following is a genomic window from Candidatus Omnitrophota bacterium.
AGGAGGTTTATCTGGAATGTCCCGTCTTTCTTGAAATTCACGGTGAACTCGATATCGAGCGGGTATCCGTAACGTTTTTCGAGGAGCTTAAGCATCTTTTGCATCGTCTCGCCGAATGACGTCCCGGAGAAAAGTTTGTCGAAAGTCAGTATCCAGCGCTCTTCGGCGGCTTTTCCCGCCTCTTCCGCGAGGCGGTCCGCCTCGTAATCTCTGGCACCGGTATATTCAAGGTTGATCTCTACCTTATCGGCCAATAGCTTCCTAAGCGGCACGGCCTCGAGCCTGTTCTCTTTGATGTTCAGCACATCGAGGTCGTGCTGGGAGAACCTCTGCATATCTTTTGCGCCGGCCAACGGTTTGACCAGGGGCATATCGAGCGCCACTATCCTGGGATAATCCCCTTCCACGCGGTTGACGGCTCGCGTCCCCAGGCCCGCCACTATCCTTAGCATCCCTGCCTTTGGGTCCATGTCCTTGTTCCAGACGAACGTATTATACGATATCCCCACGCCCGCGATATCCGGGAAGAAATAATCCGAATGATAAGCGCCGGACACCCTCTGGACCAGCAGGGCCATCTGTTCATCGGCCTGGTCGAGGCCGCGCTGCAGGCGGTATGCCAGCGCGTCTTTGTTCATGGCGCTCGCGTATATGCGCCTCACCGCCTCCGTGAACTTATTGTACCTCTCCTCCGGCGAACCCTGGTTCACGAGGAATATGCTCTCGTATTTTCCTGCGAAGGCGTTGCCGAAACTGTCTTCCAGCAAACTGCTGGAACGCACGATTATGGGCGACTGCCCGAAATATTCTACCATCTGCCGGAACTGCTCTTTTATCTCTTCCGGAAAGACCCCTCCCAGCATCTTTTCGCGGAGCGCCTCGGCTACGGAAAAATATCCCTCCTTCGTCTTCTGCTCCATCCTGAGCTTCCACCATCCGTTCTCGACTATATAAGTGTAGAAGACGTCCGAACCAACATAGAAAGAATCATGCGGCTCGAAATATTTCTCCATGCCCAGGGAACGCTCCTTGAGGAGCATATTCCTCGCGAGAAGCATGCCGACGGCCTTGCCGCCGATGAAACCCGTGCCTATCATCTTTGATTTGATGCCGAGCAGGTCCTCGAGGGAATAATACTCCTCGACCAGCGAAAGGAGTTTCTCCTCGCGCGCTATCATTATCCTGCAGAGCTGCTTTATCATCTCATTCTTCTCGTCCTGCGAGCCCGCCTTTGAGGCGAGGTCCTCCACCTTCATGAAGAGGCGGTCCCAGTAATCGAGTATCCTGCGGGTGTTCTTTGCGCCTTTCTTGAGGATATTCGAGAAGAGGCGCGCGGTATCGACGCTGTTCGCTATCGGCACGAAACGGTCCTTGCTCATGAGGTGCGGCAGGAACATCGTCGGCGAATACCTGTTCCAGACCTTGAGCGGATGGACATAATACCTGCCCTCGTATTCGTAGACGTCTATGAGGAGCTGCGTTATCTCGCGGATGCGGGCGACGGTCTTGAAGGAATGCCTGTTGCGCAGTATCGAAAAGTAGGCTATGGTATTGAGCTCGTAGAGATACGGGCACGTTATCTTGAAAAAATTCCCTATCATGAGGTCGTTCGCCCACGCCGAGAGCAGGTCGGAGAGGCAATCGAATACGTAATAGACGCCTTCGCCGCGCTCCTTTATGATGCTGTTAAGTTGGGTGGAGAACGACTCGAATCCTTCGTGGGCGTTAAGCTTGTATATTTTTACGCCCTTGGCCGCCTCGAGCAGGGGCTTATGGTCCGCGAACCTTATATAGACGACTTCCTTCTTCTCTTCGAGGGCCTTCTTGACGAACGGGCCGAGGAAATCCTGGTAATTCCTGATATCGTCGATCTGCCAGACTACGTTATCGCCGATCCTTAATCCGGTTATTACCTTATCGAGGCCTTTAAAGCCGGTGCTGACCATGTACTCTCCTAAAAAAACAAGGGCGCCCTTTAGGGACGCCCTTGTCCGGCCTATCTACTCTACAGCGGTTAAACCAAGCCCTGGTCTATCATAGCGTCGGCTACTTTCACGAAACCGGCTATGTTAGCGCCCTTGACATAGTTTATGTAACTGCCTTCCTTGCCGTACCTGACGCACTGTTCATGTATGGCGATCATTATATCGTGCAGTTTGTTGTCGACCTCTTCGCGCGACCATGACAGCCTCATGCTGTTCTGGGACATCTCGAGTCCGGATGTGGCGACGCCGCCGGCGTTCGAGGCCTTTCCGGGCGCGTAGAGGATCTTCGCCTTCTGGAATACCTTGATGCCCTCAGGCGTAGTCGGCATATTGGCGCCTTCGCCTATGGCGATGCACCCGTTCTTGACCAGCATCTTCGCGTCTTCGCCGGATATCTCGTTCTGTGTGGCGCTCGGGAAAGCGACATCGCACTTGATGCCCCACGGGCGCTGGTTATCGAAATATTTGCACTTGAACTCTTTCGCGCATTCCTTGATCCTGCCGCGGCGTACGTTCTTAAGGTCGAGGACGCAGCTCAATTCCTTCTTGTCGATGCCGCCTTCGTCGTATATGAAGCCGTTCGAGTCCGAAAGCGTGACCACTTTCGCCCCGAGATCGATGAGCTTCTCGACGGTATACTGGGCGACATTACCGGCGCCGGATACCGCGCAGGTCTTGCCCTTGAGGCTCTGGCCCTTCGTCTTCATCATCTCTTCGACAAAATATACGCAGCCGTAACCGGTCGCTTCCGGCCTTACGAGGCTTCCGCCCCATCTCAGGCCCTTGCCTGTCAATACGCCGGTGAACTCGTTGCGCAATCTCTTGTACTGGCCGAACAAGAACCCTATCTCGCGGCCGCCTACCCCTATGTCGCCGGCCGGCACGTCCGTGTCCGGGCCGATATGCATCTGGAGTTCTGTCATGAAACTCTGGCAGAACCTCATCACCTCGGCGTCAGACTTTCCCTTAGGGTCGAAATCCGAGCCGCCTTTTCCGCCGCCCATGGGAAGCGTCGTAAGCGCGTTCTTGAATACCTGTTCGAAAGCGAGGAATTTCAGTATGCTCAGGTTTACGCTGGGATGGAAACGAAGGCCGCCTTTATACGGGCCTATCGCGCTGTTCATCTGTATACGGAAACCGCGGTTTATCTGGATGTTGCCCTTGTCGTCTGTCCAGGGGACCCTGAACATAAAGACCCGCTCCGGCTCGACCATCCTCTCAAGTATCTTCTCTTCCTGGTACCTGGGATTGTCGCCGATATAATCCCACACAGATTCCGCGACTTCCTGCACCGCCTGGTAGAATTCGGGCTGCGCAGGATCCCTCTCCATGACTTTCGACATGAAATCTTCGATCTTCTTTGCTGCCATTTGGCTGGCTCCTTTTTTTAGAAAATAAATGCGCCCCAACGCATAAAAGAATGTGGCTGAAGACGTCTTTGTCTCTAGGTTTGCTTCGCTGCTCTGTTGCAGAAAACTTCCGATACGGCTTTGTATCGCAGGTGCAATCAGGATAGCAGAATACCGGCTGTATTGTCAAGGAAGTTATCCGGCTCGGCGCTAAATATTCCCGAGATAGACGTTCCTTAATTTCTTTTTCGCTATCTTATAAGCCTTCTCGAGTGTCTCCTTCGAGGTGATGGGCCGGTCGAGCTTGTAGCACGGGAAATACCTCGAAAAATGCAGCGGCACATCCGCGCCGACATTATCATATATCCAATCCGTGAGACGGTTGAAATTCTCTTCGGAATCGTTCAGCCCGGGTATGACCAGGTTGGTCAGTTCCACATGGCACGCCTCGGCCGACCTCTTTATCGTGTGCAGGACGGGCCCGAGGCTGCCCTTGCAGTATTTCCTGTAGAATTCGTCGTCGATGGACTTGAGGTCTATGTTCATCGCGCCGATGAACGGGAGCATCTCCTCCAGCGGTCCCGGATTTACAAAACCATTCGTTACCAGGACGTTCTCGAGGCCTTCTTTTTTCGCGAGTTTCGCGGTCTCGAGGACGAACTCGTACCATATGAACGGCTCGTTATAGGTATAGGCGATGCCGAACGATTTGCATTCCCTGGCCTTATCTATCACCCATTGCGAAGTTATATTCCGGGTCGGCGCATCGAGGTCCTGCGATATCGCCCAATTCTGGCAGAACGGGCATTTGAAGTTGCAGCCTTTGGTCCCGAGCGAGAATATGAATTCGCCGGGATGGTAATGGTAGAGGGGCTTCTTCTCGATGGGATCAAGCGACGCTGAAGTCGTTTCGCCGTAGACGAGAGTATAGAGCTTACCGTCGATATTCTGCCGTACGCCGCAGACCCCGGTGATGCCGTTTACGATCTTGCAATCGTGGGGGCAAAGCAGGCAGTGGACCGAGCCATCCGTCTTTTCCCAGTAAAGCGCTTCTTTCAATACCTGTTCTTCTCGTCGGGCTTCTGCCCTTCCTTGAGCAAGCCTGAGAGCTCCTTCATGAACTGGTTTATATCCTTGAACTGGCGGTAGACCGAAGCGAACCTGACGTAGGCGACCTCGTCGAGGTCGTGGAGTTGTTTCATGACGAATTCACCTATCGCCGTAGAGGAGACTTCCTTTTCGTAGTTGCGCTGGATGATCCTCTCGACTTCGTCTACCATCCCCTCGGCCTTATCCATGGGGACGGGGCGTTTCTCGCAGGCCTTGAGTATCCCTGAGAGGAGCTTCTTGCGGTCGAACGGTTCGCGCCTCCCGTCCTTCTTTATCACCATCATGGGATGCTCTTCGAGCCGCTCATATGTCGTGAACCTCTTCTGGCATTTGAGGCACTCGCGCCTGCGCCTGATAGAGTCGCCTTCGGCCGAGATGCGGGAATCTATCACTTTATCTTCTATGTTACCGCAAAATGGGCATTTCATCTTTTCTTACCCGACTTGGCCATCCTTATCTCCACGCCTGCCTCTTCAAAAAATTTCTTCGCCATCTCGTCCGGATATCCCGATTCCATTATTATCTCTTTTATGCCGGCGTTTATCAGCATCTTCGCGCAGATAGAGCACGGCTGGTTCGTGCAATAGAGAGTCCCGCCGTGTATATCGACCCCGTGGAGCGCCGCCTGGATTATGGCGTTCTGTTCCGCATGCAGGCCGCGGCAGAGCTCATGCCTCTCGCCCGACGGGACCTTGAGCTTGTCCCTGAGGCAGCCCGTAACCTCGCAGTGCGTAATGCCGCTCGGCGTCCCGTTATAGCCGGTGGTAAGTATCCTTTTATTCTTAACGATCAAGGCGCCGACCGCGCGCCTCAGGCATGTGGAACGCTCCGAGATGAGCTTCGCTATGCCGATGAAATATTCGTCCCAGTCCGGCCGTCTCTTTCTTATTGTATTTTTTTTAGCCATATTAAGCCTCATTCAAAAGGTCGCGATAGAGCGGGAATCTCTTTACCATTGCGCGCACTTTTTCCTTTACGCGGCCTGCGGCCGCCGCATCTGTGATATTGCTTAAAACCTCGTCGATGAGCCCGGCTATCTCCTCCATCTCTTTCTCTTTCATGCCGCGCGTAGTGACGGCGGGAACGCCTATCCTTACCCCGCTCGGTTTCGCCGGGGGATTCGGGTCGTAAGGGATCGTATTTTTGTTCACGGTTATGCCGGCCTTGTCGAGGGCTTCCTGGGCGTCCTTGCCGTTCAGGCCTTTATCCTCAGCAGAGCTGAGGACTTTGCTGTTGAGGTCCAGCGAGAATAAGTGGTTGTCTGTCCCGCCCGAGACAATCCTATAGCCGCGTTTCTGGAATTCGGACGCCAGCGCGCGCGCATTTTTCAATATCTGGTTCTGGTAGTCCTTGAATTCAGGCTTCAACGCCTCTTTGAATGAAACCGCTTTCGCCGCGATGACATGCATCAACGGCCCGCCCTGGATGCCGGGGAAGACCATCGAATCGATCTTTCTCGCGAACTCTTTTTTGCATAAGATCATGCCCCCGCGCGGGCCGCGCAGGGTCTTGTGCGTCGTGGTAGTCACGAATTCGGCGTAAGGGACCGGGTCCGGATGTATGCCTGCGGCGACAAGACCGGCGAAATGGGCCATATCGACCATGAGAAACGCGCCCACTTTGTCGCATATCTGGCGGAACCTCTTGAAATCTATCGAGCGTGAATAATTCGAGGCGCCGGCGAGTATCATCTTCGGCTTGCATTGGAGGGCCGACTTTTCTATCTCGTCGTAGTCGAGCATCTCGGTCTTGCGGTCGACCATATAAGGGACGATGTTAAAATACTTGCCGGAGAAATTCGCCTTGTGGCCGTGGGTGAGATGGCCTCCGCAAGCGAGGTCGAGGGCCATGACCGTATCACCCATGTTAAGCGCCGAAAAATATACGGCCATGTTCGCCGACGAACCGCAGTGCGGCTGGACGTTGGCGTGTTCGGCCTTGAACAATTCCTTCGCGCGCTCGATGGCAAGTTTTTCCGCGGCGTCTATATGCTCACAGCCGCCGTACCACCGCGCGGCCGGATAGCCCTCGGCGTATTTGTTCGTAAGGACCGAGCCCTGCGCCTCAAGGACAGCGCGGCTTACGAAATTCTCGCTCGCGATGAGCTCTATATTCTCCTCCTCGCGGCGCGTCTCGTTTATTATCGCCTCGTAGATCTCCGGATCCACCCTCTTGAGATTCTTCATTTACACGCCTCCAGGTCGGATATCTGCTTTACCCTCCTTAAGTGCCTCCCGCCGAGCCTCCTCGTCGAAAGCCACACGTCCAATATCTTCTTCACTTTATAATTGTTCATCGATCTCGAGCCGAAGACTATGACGTTCGCGTCATTGTGCTCGCGGGAGGAGCGCGCGTCCTCGATATTGTAGACGAGGGCGGCCCTCACGCCGCGGGCTTTGTTAGCGACTATCGACATGCCTATCCCGCTTTTGCATATCAATATGCCGCGCGCGAATTTTTTCTTCCCGACCGCTTCCGCGACAAGGAACCCGTATTTGGGATAATCGCACGATTCCGGCGTATAGCACCCGAAATCCTTTATCTCATAGCCTTTCGACTTTAGGTATTTTATGACCTTGTTTTTAAGGTCGTAACCGCCGTGGTCGGCGCCGACAGCTATCCGCATATCTTCCTCCCTAACTTTTCTATCGCGTCTTTTAAGGTCATAAGGACCGATTCATAGACCTCTTTCGGTTTCCCGATCGGGTCGACGACCCTGAGGTTTTTGGGTTTCTCGCTGTCGCCGCTATAGGCGTAATCCAAAAGCAGGTGCGTCTTGCCCTCGGCTTCGGGCAAAATCCCGGTAACCGCCGCCACGTGCACCGGCTCCATGCATAGGATCAGGTCGTATTCCCCTATCAAGCGGCCGGAGACGGACTGCGCCCGGTGGGACGATACGTCCACATGCTCCCTCTTCATCACGTCTATCGCGTTCGAGCTTGCCATCATCCCGGGGATCGTCGCTATCCCGGCCGAGGCGACTCTGACATCGCCGCAGCCGTGGTCTTTGAGCCATTTTTTAAAAAGCCCCTCGGCCATGACGCTGCGGCATGAATTGCCGGTGCATACCATCAATACGGATTTTATCATATCCGCTCGATCTCCGCTTTCGGTATCGCGCCTTCGCGCAATACCTTGGGCCTGCGGCCGGTCATGTCTACGACCGTAGACTCGATGCCGATCGCCGTCTTGCCGCCGTCAATTACGATATCGACCTTCCCGTCGAGGTCGCGTAATACTTCCGCGGCGCTCGTCGGCGGTTTATTACCCGATATGTTCGCGCTGGGCGCGACGACCGGGACGCCTGCTTTTTTTATCAGGCCGAAGGCGATCTTATTGTCCGGCATCCTGAAACCGGTTTTTTTTCCGCGGCTGTCCCTCAATATTATCGTCAACGGGCCCGGCCAATACTTTTTTATTAATCTCTCCGCGCCGGCCGGTATCTTTCCGGTTATCTTCCTGACCGAGGCCGTATCGGCTACGTGCACCGTAAGCGGCTTGTTCTTCGGGCGCTTCTTTATTTCATATATTTTCTTTATCGCCTTTTTATCGAGGAGGTTCGCGCCGAGGCCATATACAGTCTCGGTCGGGAAAACCACCAACCCTCCCTTTTTAAGCTCCGCGGCCGCCTTCTTTATCTTCGCCGCTTCGGGTTTCGAAGCGTTGACACGCAGGACTTCCGTCATATCTTCAGTTTTTTATTCTTCGCTATTACGTCGGCCTCAAGCCTTCTCTTGAAGGCGTTGAGCTCCCCGGCGATCTTCTTGTCGCTTAGGGCCAGGATCTGCAGCGCAAATATAGAAGCGTTCCTCGCGCCTGATTTTCCTATCGCCATCGTCGCGACCGGGACGCCGTAAGGCATCTGCACCGTCGAGAAGAGGGAATCCATCCCGTTAAGGCTGCTCGTCTCCATCGGGACTCCGATGACCGGCAATCTAGTCAGGGACGCGATGACTCCGGCCAGGTGCGCGGCTCCGCCGGCGGCGGCTATTACGACCTTTATGCCTTTCTTCTCCGCCGACCTCGCAAAATCATGCACCAGGCCCGGGCTCCTGTGGGCAGACATTATTTTAAGCTCAAAAAGCACTTTAAAATCCTTCAATACCTTAAGCCCCTCTTCCATCGCCGGAAGGTCTGAATCTGAACCTAATATGACCGCGATCCTTGGATTCGCCATTTTCTATTATCTCCTGTTTAGCGCCCTGTAGCCTATATCCCTTCTGAAATGCATCCCCTCGAACTCTATGAAATTTACGGCGTTATAACACCTCGCTATCGCCTCTTGTATGTCCGGGCCGAGCGCCGTCACGCTAAGGACCCGGCCGCCCGCGGTCACGATCTTCCCGTCGGATATCTTCGTGCCGGCATGAAAGATGTGGACATCTTTCATTTTTTCCAAGGCATCCAGCCCCTCGATCTCGAAACCCGTCTTATATTCCCCCGGATACCCGCCCGAAGAGAGCACTACCGAGACGCACGGCCTCTCGTCCCACTCGAGCAGGGCGATATCTATCTCATCGTCCACCGAGGCCTCGATCAATTCGACGAAATCGCTTTTTAAGCGGGGAAGTATCGCCTGGGTCTCGGGGTCTCCGAACCTGCAGTTGAACTCGAGCAGCTTCGGCCCGGAACCGTCTATCATCAGCCCCGCGTACAGGGCGCCGGTATATTTTATTCCCTCTTTGCGCAGCCCCTCTATCGCAGGCTTGATTATATCTTTCATCACCGCATCCATCATCGCTTCCGGGACGACAGGCGCGGGCGAATACGCGCCCATACCGCCGGTATTCGGGCCTTTGTCCCCGTCAAATATCCTCTTGTGGTCCTGCGCCGAGGCGAGGGGGACGGCATCTTTCCCGTCAGTGACGACTATGATAGACGCCTCTTCGCCTTCGAGGCATTCCTCGATCACCACTTTTTTTCCCGCGTCCTTGAATATCTTACGTTCCATCATCGCCTCTACAGCGGCGATCCCCTCTTCTTTTTCGGAACAGACGACTACGCCTTTTCCTGCGGCGAGCCCGTCCGCTTTCACGACAAACCTGCCCTTAAATCCTTTTATATATTTTTTCGCGGCATCGCTGTCGGTGAAGACCTCGAATTTCGCGGTCGGGATGCCGTATTTTTTCGCGAGCTCTTTCATGAAGACCTTGCTCGACTCGAGCCGCGCGGCCTCCTTTGACGGACCGAATACCCTGAGGCCGTTCGCGCAGAATTTATCCACTATACCGCCGGAGAGCGGCGCCTCAGGCCCGACGACGGTAAGGTCCATTTTATTCCTCGAGGCGAAAGCTGTCAGGGCGGCTATGTCATCGGCTTTTATATCTACGCATTCGGCGATCTGCGATATCCCGCCGTTCCCCGGCGCGCAGAATACCTTGTCGACCAGCGGCGACTGCCTTATCTTCCAGGCGAGCGCGTGCTCCCTCCCGCCCGAACCGACCACTAAAACCCGCATATTATCCTTACTTTGCCCCCTCGCTTCGCGCGGGACTTTGCCTTCCCGTTATCCACCGAACCGACGATCCACGAATCTATCTTCCATTTATCAAATATCTTTTTAGCGGTCCCGTAATCTTTCGGGTCGATCACGATTATCATCCCAAGGCCCATATTGAAGGTGCGGAACATCTCTATCTCGTCTATCTTTCCCTTCCGCTGTATTCTCCTGAATATCTCCGGGACTACCCATGAGCCTTTCTCGATGACAAGGGTCTTGTCCTTAGGAACGATGCGCGGCAATTTCTCGAAATAGGCGCCGCCGGTTATATGCGCGATGCCTTTTATCTCCGCTTTTTTCTTCAGTTCCAATATGGGCTTGACATATATCCTCGTCGGACGGAGCAGCTCTTTTGAAAGGGCCTTCTGCTCGGCCCGTGAAAATACTTTCCTGACCAATGAATACCCGTTCGAATGCAGGCCGTTCGAGGCAAGCCCTATCGCGATATCGCCGGCCTTTATCTTCGAACTGTCGACTATCCCCTTCCTCTCGACCGCCCCGACGCAAAATCCGGCGAGGTCATATTCGCCTTCTTTATAGAACGCCGGCATCTCCGCGGTCTCGCCGCCTATCAACGCGCAACCCGCCTGCCTGCATCCCTCGGCGATGCCCTTCATGACATCGGTCAGGACTTTTTTATCTATCTTTCCGGTAGCGATATAATCAAGGAAGAAGAGCGGTTCGGCGCCCGAGGTCAGGATGTCATTGACGTTCATCGCGACCATATCAATGCCGACGGTATCATGCTTGCCCGCCAGGAATGCGATCTTTAATTTCGTGCCGACCCCGTCGGTGGATGAGACGAGCACCGGGTCCTTATATCCGGCCGCCTTGAGATCAAAGAGCCCGCCGAACCCGCCGAGCCTGCAGTCCGCGCCCTTGCGCGCCGTCGACTTCGTATATTTCTTTATCGCCTCGACAAAACGGCTTCCTTCGCGCACATCGACGCCGGCTTTTTTGTATGTAAGGCCCATATCAATACCCCTTATGCTCTGTGGCGAACTTATTCGCCTCGCCGCCGAAAGGCACCGGATAGTCCCCTGTATAACATGCGGTGCAGTAATTGCCCGGGCATGAGACGCAGCTTAATAACCCCTCGACCGAAAGATATCCGAGCGTCGTGACGCCCAAAAACTTCCTTATCTCCTCTATCGAATGCGTCGCCGCTATCAGTTCTTTCTTGGTCGGAAAATCTATGCCGTAAAAACACGGGTGTTTTATCGGGGGGCAAGATATCCTCATATGGACTTCCTTGGCGCCCGCGTCATAAAGTTTCTTGATCCTCGCGCGGGAGGTCGTCCCGCGGACGATCGAATCGTCGACGACGATCACCTTCTTGTCCTTCAGGAGCGCCTTTATCGGGTTCAATTTTATCTTTACGCTGAAATCGCGTATATGCTGCAGCGGCTGGATGAATGTCCTGCCGATGTAATGGTTCCTTATTATGCCCATCTCGATCGGTATTCCCGACTCGTGCGAAAGGCCGAGCGCGGCCGGCGTGCCCGAGTCAGGCACCGGGATGATGAGATCGGCATCGACCGGATGCTCATTCGCGAGCTTGTGGCCGAGCCTCTGCCTTACCAGGTGGACCGACTCGCCGAATATGAAAGAATCCGGCCTCGCGAAATAAACATGCTCGAATATGCAATGCGAGATCCTCTTGCTCTCGCCGAACGGCTTGGTCGAACGCAGGCCTTTCTTCGTGATATACAAGACCTCTCCCGGCTCGATCTCGCGGACGAATTCCGCCTCGATAAGGTCGAGCGCCGTCGTCTCGCTGGCCAATACGTATGCGTCGCCGAGTTTCCCCAGGCAGAGCGGCCTCCATCCATGCGGGTCGCGGACCCCGACGAGCATATCCTCCTTCATTATTACGAGCGAGAAGGCGCCTTTCAGCTGCTTGAGCGTATAGACAAGCCCTTCTTCGAAATTTTTGTGCTCGGGCCGCGCCAACAGGTGTATTATTATCTCCGAATCGAGAGTCGTCTGGAATATCGAGCCGCGGGCTTCGAGCTCGTCGCGCAAGCGCGCGCCGTTGACGAGGTTGCCGTTGTGGCCGACAGCCACTGTGCCGCGGGAATAATCAACCACGACCGGCTGCGCGTTCTTCAGCGTCGTAGACCCGGTGGTCGAATACCTGACATGGCCTATCGCGACGTCGCCTTTCAGTCCGGCCAGGACCCCTTCGTTGAAGACTTCCGGGACCAGGCCCATCCCTTTGTGTAAATGCGTTTCGCCGTCGAAAGACGCTATACCTGCCGACTCCTCCCCGCGGTGCTGAAGCGCATACAGTCCGAGATATGTAAGCCGCGCCGCGTCCTTGTGCCCGTAGACGCCGAACAGTCCGCAGTGGTGCTTGATCTTATCGCCCATTTTCACCTCTAGACATTTTTTACCCCGTTCCTGAAAATACTCACCCCGTCCCCTTCCCTCTGCGCCTCGCCGCGCGTCCAGCGCGGGTGCTGGGAAGCGAATAGATGCCTCTCCGGATGCGGCATAAGCCCGAATATCCTGCCGGTGATGTCGCACACGCCGGCTATGTCATCGACCGACCCGTTGGGGTTCCAGGGGAACCCGGCGAGCTTGCCGTACGGGTCGACATACCTGAAAACGACCTGCCCGTTCGCCCATAATTTCCCCAGGACCTCGTCGTCCTTCGGGATGAATTTTCCTTCGCCGTGCGCGGCGGGCACATATATCATGCGTTCGATGTCCCTGGTCCAAACGCACTTGTTCCGGGATCCGCTGTTCAGCCCCTTAGCGGCCTTAAGATAGACCCACCTGTCCTCATAGCGCGCCGTGTCGTTGGTCGTAAGCGTCGCCTCCAGCTGCTCGCCGTTTACTCCCTTTCCCGGCAGAAGGCCCGCCTTTACGAGGACCTGGAAACCGTTGCATATCCCGATGATAAGTTTTCCGGCGCCCACGAATTTCCCGAGGTCCCCGGCCAATTTGTATTTTAATTCGTTCGCGAGTATCTTTCCCGAACCGACGTCGTCGCCGTAAGTGAACCCGCCCGGCACGGCCATGATATGGTAGTCGCGCAGTTTCTTCTCTCCGCTGATAAGCTGGTTTATATGCACGGATTCGGATCTCGCGCCGGCGTGTTCGAACGCGAAAGCCGTCTCCACATCGCAATTCGTCCCGGCCGCGCGGAGGACTATGACCTTCGGCCTTCTCTTTATCGCTACCATCTTAACGGCCTCTGCCAGGCCTCCTTCAGTTCTTTACGGTCGGTCCTTACGACGATATCCCCTCCGGCGCCGTAGACCGTAAAATATTTCTCCTCGAGGACGCCGCCTATGAGCCCGATCGCCGCGCCCCTCATCGCCTTCTCGAACCTCTTCTTTTTTCCCGGGCTGACGCCGGCGATGAAACGGGTATTCGACTCCGAAAATAATATGATGTCGTCGCGCTTCTTCCCTCGCGTGCCGTATTTTACCTTGAAAGGCGCTTTTTCCAGT
Proteins encoded in this region:
- the gdhA gene encoding NADP-specific glutamate dehydrogenase, which produces MAAKKIEDFMSKVMERDPAQPEFYQAVQEVAESVWDYIGDNPRYQEEKILERMVEPERVFMFRVPWTDDKGNIQINRGFRIQMNSAIGPYKGGLRFHPSVNLSILKFLAFEQVFKNALTTLPMGGGKGGSDFDPKGKSDAEVMRFCQSFMTELQMHIGPDTDVPAGDIGVGGREIGFLFGQYKRLRNEFTGVLTGKGLRWGGSLVRPEATGYGCVYFVEEMMKTKGQSLKGKTCAVSGAGNVAQYTVEKLIDLGAKVVTLSDSNGFIYDEGGIDKKELSCVLDLKNVRRGRIKECAKEFKCKYFDNQRPWGIKCDVAFPSATQNEISGEDAKMLVKNGCIAIGEGANMPTTPEGIKVFQKAKILYAPGKASNAGGVATSGLEMSQNSMRLSWSREEVDNKLHDIMIAIHEQCVRYGKEGSYINYVKGANIAGFVKVADAMIDQGLV
- a CDS encoding PEP/pyruvate-binding domain-containing protein produces the protein MVSTGFKGLDKVITGLRIGDNVVWQIDDIRNYQDFLGPFVKKALEEKKEVVYIRFADHKPLLEAAKGVKIYKLNAHEGFESFSTQLNSIIKERGEGVYYVFDCLSDLLSAWANDLMIGNFFKITCPYLYELNTIAYFSILRNRHSFKTVARIREITQLLIDVYEYEGRYYVHPLKVWNRYSPTMFLPHLMSKDRFVPIANSVDTARLFSNILKKGAKNTRRILDYWDRLFMKVEDLASKAGSQDEKNEMIKQLCRIMIAREEKLLSLVEEYYSLEDLLGIKSKMIGTGFIGGKAVGMLLARNMLLKERSLGMEKYFEPHDSFYVGSDVFYTYIVENGWWKLRMEQKTKEGYFSVAEALREKMLGGVFPEEIKEQFRQMVEYFGQSPIIVRSSSLLEDSFGNAFAGKYESIFLVNQGSPEERYNKFTEAVRRIYASAMNKDALAYRLQRGLDQADEQMALLVQRVSGAYHSDYFFPDIAGVGISYNTFVWNKDMDPKAGMLRIVAGLGTRAVNRVEGDYPRIVALDMPLVKPLAGAKDMQRFSQHDLDVLNIKENRLEAVPLRKLLADKVEINLEYTGARDYEADRLAEEAGKAAEERWILTFDKLFSGTSFGETMQKMLKLLEKRYGYPLDIEFTVNFKKDGTFQINLLQCRPLQTKGLGKKVEFPENIKKEDIVFRSKGSFLGGNISQPIKRLIFIDPQKYSALPLSSKYDIARAVGELNKLITDREALPCFLMGPGRWGTTTPSLGVPVSFSEINNMAVLGELAFAGANCAPELSFGTHFFQDLVETSIFYVALFPESGQTLFNREMIDSCRNLLRKLAPSYGKYEDVIKVCEPANRQTRLVADIVSQDILMFSR
- the nrdR gene encoding transcriptional regulator NrdR, with the protein product MKCPFCGNIEDKVIDSRISAEGDSIRRRRECLKCQKRFTTYERLEEHPMMVIKKDGRREPFDRKKLLSGILKACEKRPVPMDKAEGMVDEVERIIQRNYEKEVSSTAIGEFVMKQLHDLDEVAYVRFASVYRQFKDINQFMKELSGLLKEGQKPDEKNRY
- the amrS gene encoding AmmeMemoRadiSam system radical SAM enzyme, with the protein product MKEALYWEKTDGSVHCLLCPHDCKIVNGITGVCGVRQNIDGKLYTLVYGETTSASLDPIEKKPLYHYHPGEFIFSLGTKGCNFKCPFCQNWAISQDLDAPTRNITSQWVIDKARECKSFGIAYTYNEPFIWYEFVLETAKLAKKEGLENVLVTNGFVNPGPLEEMLPFIGAMNIDLKSIDDEFYRKYCKGSLGPVLHTIKRSAEACHVELTNLVIPGLNDSEENFNRLTDWIYDNVGADVPLHFSRYFPCYKLDRPITSKETLEKAYKIAKKKLRNVYLGNI
- a CDS encoding cytidine/deoxycytidylate deaminase family protein, coding for MAKKNTIRKRRPDWDEYFIGIAKLISERSTCLRRAVGALIVKNKRILTTGYNGTPSGITHCEVTGCLRDKLKVPSGERHELCRGLHAEQNAIIQAALHGVDIHGGTLYCTNQPCSICAKMLINAGIKEIIMESGYPDEMAKKFFEEAGVEIRMAKSGKKR